Proteins encoded in a region of the Prunus persica cultivar Lovell chromosome G4, Prunus_persica_NCBIv2, whole genome shotgun sequence genome:
- the LOC18780105 gene encoding transcription factor MYB28, with the protein MMTPSSSSNNNSGLLQQNEGRSPQELSGGGGGGGDVVEGSKGLKKGPWTAVEDQILMEYVRKHGEGNWNAVQRNSGLNRCGKSCRLRWANHLRPNLKKGAFSHDEERLILELHAKYGNKWARMASQLPGRTDNEIKNYWNTRVKRRQRQGLPLYPNDIKQPQQSHSHSRSLPTTTIQNPFQSTNNCTTPTFSFQIQSPIQAHHMHSLSPTPPSLSPLSSPHHPKSTTLTSLPLFDPSNPPTTSSFSSFTFHRPAPILGAPVRYKRYRDSVGFSPPVSPTPQRSASILRANSMPDIASSHLTITNSIPEIASFQFPRTLNPSLPPLPSSRTQFEYSESFLSSTGSVYSVKSELPSSQVSQTQSEVTIDTKVSSTAAAAAVSASQSHSSNGLLEDLLQEAEVLACGGGNPSKRANGLFSSFEEKHVLDNYTRWLQSTSSLEGSLLEAKPIQDDHISSLPEDLSKLFSFIPSTEPISDWYSDSGELSNGHSSGLTDACLDFDMQQHMAALFPVTATAEHGKASSSWDNLPGIC; encoded by the exons ATGATGACacccagcagcagcagcaacaacaacagcgGTTTGCTACAGCAGAACGAGGGAAGGTCACCGCAGGAATTGAGCggcggaggaggaggtggtggtgatgtGGTGGAGGGCAGCAAGGGTCTGAAGAAAGGTCCATGGACCGCGGTGGAGGACCAGATTTTGATGGAGTATGTGAGGAAACACGGCGAGGGCAATTGGAACGCGGTGCAGAGGAACTCTGGGCTCAATCGCTGCGGCAAGAGCTGCAGGCTCCGCTGGGCCAATCATCTCCGTCCCAACTTGAAGAAAGGTGCCTTCTCTCATGATGAAGAGAGGCTCATTCTTGAGCTGCACGCCAAGTATGGCAACAAATGGGCTCGCATGGCTTCTCAG TTACCTGGGCGAACAGACAACGAAATAAAGAACTACTGGAACACAAGGGTGAAGAGGAGGCAACGCCAAGGCCTACCGCTATATCCCAATGACATTAAACAACCGCAACAATCCCATTCCCATTCCCGATCCTTACCCACAACCACAATCCAAAACCCTTTCCAATCCACCAACAATTGCACAACCCCAACTTTTTCCTTCCAAATCCAAAGCCCAATCCAAGCCCATCATATGCACTCACTCTCTCCCACTccaccatctctctctcctctctcctccccACACCATCCCAAGTCCACTACTCTCACTTCCCTCCCTCTCTTTGATCCCAGCAACCCCCCCACCACCTCTTCCTTCTCCTCCTTCACCTTCCACCGTCCCGCCCCCATCCTCGGAGCCCCGGTACGCTACAAACGGTACCGTGACTCTGTCGGATTCTCCCCCCCAGTCTCCCCAACCCCGCAAAGAAGTGCTTCCATTCTACGCGCCAATTCAATGCCTGACATTGCCTCTTCTCACTTAACAATCACCAATTCAATTCCTGAGATTGCCTCCTTTCAGTTCCCGCGGACTTTGAACCCATCTTTACCGCCATTGCCATCGTCGCGAACCCAGTTCGAGTACTCTGAGAGTTTCTTGTCATCTACTGGCTCAGTTTACTCAGTCAAGTCGGAGCTCCCTTCAAGCCAAGTATCCCAAACGCAGTCTGAGGTTACCATTGATACCAAGGTAAGCTCGACAgcggcagcagcagcagtatcCGCCAGCCAGTCCCATAGCAGTAATGGGTTGTTGGAGGACTTATTACAAGAAGCTGAGGTATTAGCTTGTGGTGGTGGAAATCCTTCAAAGAGAGCAAATGGGCTATTCAGTTCATTTGAGGAGAAGCATGTGTTGGATAATTATACCCGATGGCTGCAGTCTACAAGCTCCCTCGAGGGCTCGTTATTAG AAGCAAAGCCAATCCAGGATGATCACATTAGCTCCCTGCCTGAAGATTTGTCAAAGCTGTTCAGTTTCATCCCTTCCACCGAGCCTATCTCCGATTGGTATAGTGACAGTGGAGAGCTCTCCAACGGTCACTCTTCCGGATTAACGGATGCTTGTTTGGATTTTGACATGCAGCAGCATATGGCCGCATTGTTCCCTGTTACTGCCACAGCAGAGCATGGCAAAGCCTCTAGCTCTTGGGACAACTTGCCTGGAATTTGCTGA